Proteins encoded together in one Fusobacterium sp. FSA-380-WT-3A window:
- a CDS encoding biotin-dependent carboxyltransferase family protein produces METLKILDAGLLTTVQDLGRYGYQRYGVSASGVMDNFSARIANILVGNSQEEAVLETTLKGIKVEFLKDTMFSITGAQCDSSLNKEKIELWKSYKAKKGDILKMGICKSGLRNYIAFSGGIDVPVIMNSKSTNLKAKIGGFQGRKLMTNDVLSIGNSTEENILKLKDEYIPKYQKEIEVGVILGQQDDHFTEKGIETFFNEVYTVTQESDRMGIRLSSVSGETIEHKNGGDIISDGITFGAIQVPGSGQPIIMMADRQTTGGYTKIGNVISSDLPKLAQATPGSKIRFKRYSLDEALNSLKSINEIIEKISSYDRFNVEEKDEFVMRKYSVKINGKIFNLEVERIK; encoded by the coding sequence ATGGAAACTTTAAAAATTTTAGATGCAGGACTTTTAACAACTGTACAAGATTTAGGAAGATATGGTTATCAAAGATATGGAGTTTCTGCTTCAGGTGTAATGGATAATTTTTCAGCTAGAATCGCTAATATCCTTGTTGGAAATTCTCAGGAAGAAGCAGTATTGGAAACAACTTTAAAAGGAATAAAAGTAGAATTTTTGAAAGATACAATGTTTTCAATAACAGGAGCTCAATGCGACTCGTCTTTAAATAAAGAAAAAATAGAATTATGGAAAAGTTATAAAGCTAAGAAAGGTGACATTTTAAAAATGGGAATTTGTAAATCTGGGCTTAGAAATTATATAGCTTTTTCAGGTGGAATAGATGTTCCAGTAATTATGAATAGTAAATCAACAAATTTAAAAGCAAAAATAGGTGGTTTCCAAGGTAGAAAACTTATGACTAATGATGTTTTATCTATAGGAAACTCTACTGAAGAGAATATATTAAAATTAAAAGATGAATATATACCTAAATATCAAAAAGAAATAGAAGTTGGGGTTATACTAGGACAACAAGATGACCATTTTACAGAAAAAGGTATTGAAACTTTCTTTAATGAAGTATATACAGTAACTCAGGAAAGTGATAGAATGGGAATTAGATTATCTTCTGTATCTGGAGAAACAATAGAACATAAAAATGGAGGAGATATAATTTCTGATGGAATAACTTTTGGAGCTATTCAAGTACCAGGTAGTGGTCAACCAATAATAATGATGGCAGATAGACAAACTACAGGAGGATATACAAAGATAGGAAATGTAATTTCTAGTGATTTACCAAAACTTGCTCAAGCAACACCAGGTTCAAAAATAAGATTTAAAAGATATTCTTTAGATGAAGCTTTAAACTCTTTGAAATCTATAAATGAAATAATAGAAAAGATTTCTTCATATGATAGATTTAATGTAGAAGAAAAAGATGAATTTGTAATGAGAAAATATAGTGTAAAAATAAATGGAAAAATATTTAATCTTGAAGTTGAGAGAATAAAATAA